The following DNA comes from Solea solea chromosome 6, fSolSol10.1, whole genome shotgun sequence.
ACAGATCGCAAAGGGCTTTGAAGTGTTGGAGGAACTTGAGGCCGCCATGAACAAAAAGAGTGGAAGAGCGCGCCTGGAGGAGCTTTCCTCTAAGTTCTTCACCACAATCCCTCACAACTTTGGGCGGAACAGACCGCCAACCATCGACGACAAAGAGATcgtagagaagaagaaagagatgCTTATGGTGAGTTTTTGTGTCTCCACATTACTGTTGGGACGTGATGTTCTCTCGGTATAAAGTCACTGTTGTTTCTGCGTAAAGGTGCTGGCTGACATCGAGCTTGCCCAGACTCTGAAGTCAGAGACGGAGAAGGCTCAGGAAGAGATGATCGAGACGGTTCCTCACCCTCGGGACCAAGACTACAGTTCTCTCAAATGCACCCTCTCACTACTGGACAAGGGTACAGAAACGTTCAAGGTACTCATGTCATAAATGATCATAGCACTTCATGGATACAGAGTGCTCTGTTGCTGTGAgtgatgctttttttcccctcggtTTAAAGGTCATAGAAAAATACCTTAAAGCAACACTGTGCCCCAGTCGTAAACCAACAATTGTCAATGTTTGGGAAGTCGATCGGGAATCAGAGGTAAGTGCCACAAAATGgtttaatacaatacaaaagaCTGGAAACCTGTAATCTCCGTTCAAATATACCgtttatatgcatttatttcCCACTACAGGGTGAGCGCTTTAAAGCAAATGACGGTCTGGAGAACCGCCGTCTGCTGTGGCATGGTACAAACATAGCGGTGGTGGCAGCCATCCTGAAGAGCGGTCTGAGGATAATGCCTCATTCCGGAGGCCGCGTCGGGCGTGGAATCTATTTCGCGTCTGAAAACAGCAAATCTGCCGCTTACGGTGAGGCTGTATGGGATATTGAAGGAGATGATAATGATGTGATTGCAATCGTAATGGCACACCTAAAGAAAAGTCCCATCTGTTTTCAGTACGAACCTCTAAGAACACTGGAGTGATGTTCCTGAACGAGGTCGCCCTTGGCAAAGAACACACCATCACCCAAGATGACGGCAGCCTAAGAAAGGCTCCTGCAGGCTATGACAGTGTGGTGGCACGAGGAGAAGTGGAACCAGGTAAAACACCTTCATGTTTTCACTTAAAGTTAAGACGCATGGAACTGTAAAAGCTCATCTGTAAAAGGACCATCATATGTGAAATAATCCTAAACTGCATCGCGATTTTAGAGCGAAGCCAACGGTATCAAGGTCCGTTTGATGCACGTAAATTAAGTCAAAATGTTCACTTACTATCAGAGGAAGGGGACACTAGACTGGAGTCtgacttgagacttgcttgaCTAATGCTAAAAGACTCAACTTGCACTtgattaaaatgatttgaaatggatcattttaaccctaaccctaacccttatgGAATATTTAAATTCTCCCAAATATTGACAATTTGTCTTTGAAACACGGAAAACATTGGGTGTCGGTTGTTTGCGGCCTTgcgtacaaacctggcaaccgagcgaCGCCAACCAAACCACGTGAGGTGAGATTCGACGCTTCGAAATCCCACAAAGGAAGATGAGACGGGAACTCGGCTGGTTGCTGTTTTAAGATAAGATATACACGAGATCAGTGCGTGAAACCTGACATTTTTTAGCCTAGTGTCAGTATTCTTTACATATTAGGCTCTGtcgtttcatttattttcattttcttaatgttaaTTATTCAACAACAATTGAGTTGTATGTGACCATGACGCAGTCCTTACATTGTATGGTTTCTGTTGCTGTTCGAAGTTGAAAATGAACTTGgaaatgtggaatatctgggaaatcatcttcatcgtcTGTATTCATACAACTTGACTTGCTTGATTCTTGCAAGGATGACTTTGGACTTGAAGGTGAACACATGAGCCCGGCCTTTGACTTGCAAATGTTGTGACTAAGTACAGAGAaatgtcttctctctctcccagggctgcgagaaaagaatgagaaaagaatgacgtcattattttttttgcagccctcgtttgggagttcttgcagcttgttcttgacacATGTCCAACAGCTATTGTGTGATTGGACAGAAATTTGGAGTGGGCGtggttaatgcagaaatgttgtcattccTTATGAGAACTTCTGCTCTTGagtcacacagaaacagagagaggtgAACAGAAACctcacagttcacacaatgagcgaGCACAAGGTGTCAGTAACAGAGAGAAATGTCTGGCAGGAGAAATGGGGCAGTAAGAGAGAGACCAGGGGCAGATGTATAactgtagagctgcaacaaacgattattttcataatcgattaatctgttgattattctctcgattaatcgttttggtctataaaatatcagaaaaccttaaaaattgttgatcggtgttcgtcaaacatggaaatgatgatgtcctcaaatgtcttgttttgtccacaaaccaaaatgattcactttgaatgatttctttgttctccagagcaaagaaatgaagaaaacactcacatttaagaaacttaaacaatcggaaTCTTGttataatcatgaaaaaagcttcaaacgattatcaaaatagttgtcaattaatttagtaatcgattaaaaattgattaattgtttcagctctatataACTGTTGCATTAAGTTCAGTCAAGATAGTTCAAAATGTGTCCTAATGTTTTTAGCACTATGATCTTATTTACATATGAGTAGCATTaattattgtaaaatattgtaaatGATTATACTAATATCAGTTGGGTTTTTTGACCTATACAACATTTATCCAGCAGGGGTTGAACATGTGTTTATCAAACATAAACAAGCATTAAAAAGACTTGGAGGTTGCTGGTTTCAAGGTCTGGACCTTTTCTGGGTGGAGTTTTCTGTGCgtactctggtttcctcccaccagtttaaaaacatgcaggggtTCATTGAACTCTCTAAATTGCCCTaaattgtgagtgtgtgagtgaatggttcttcatcagctgggattggcacatgcaatgaatgaaatgaataacCCCAGTGTTAAATGAAGCTCAAGTCCATGTACCATGCTGCATTATTTGTACGGTAAAATAGTTTTCTACCTGTCTTGTCTGTTAAGATCCTTCTAAGGACGTCATCATCAAACTGGAGGGCAAGGATGTCTCTGTGCCTCAGGGTAAACCCATAAAGCAGCCCCAGTACGCAGATTCCTACTTCAGCAACAGCGAATATCTCGTCTACAAGGAGAACCAGTGTCGCATGCGGTAcctgctggagctgaagatgaaGTACTAAATCCAGCTCAAAGGAAAACAGGCAGGTCATTTGAAAGACAAGTATCCTTCAATCCTTCTGTATACGgagcttcattaaaaaaaaagccaaaagttTGGCTGTGCTTTTCATAATCTAATCCggtgattgtttttaataagtAATTGTAGAGACGATTGCATTATGGATACCTTATCTGTGCCTTATCTTTTGCACCCTGTAAAACGTCAGTCTATAGACGACTCGCACTATCTTGTGTTGTTATCATGACAGAGAACGTGTCCTTTCACTGCTTTTGCCCGATCTTGGTTTGTAATAATCAAAAAATGGCTTGTAAACATTTGCActatctttgttttgttttttcgaaatgtcatattattgcacctgttgttttattttttatttggcaTTGCAGTTTCTGGTATGAGTAGCTTACCTTTTGCACACATTGCAATATGTAATCCGAGgggaaatgaaaacataaatctGTCCCTCAGAAAAAAAGAGTCTTGGATGTGGTGAAGGAATTTGCCACATGCTGTTGCTGTTATATAACTGAATAAATGGTATCCCTTACACAGGATGTGTACAGGTGGATGAATGTTTGCAGATGTGTCTAATCACTGGCACAGGGATCCATCTGTTTTTCTGAGCACTCAAAGTGCTTCTGTAGAGCAAAGACGTGGTATAATGAATGTCATTAGAAGCTTTGGGCGGATTTCATGCCCCAACAGGTCTTCCAGCTACATTGCGGTGGTACCATATTTCACCATATGGTGTCAGTAGCGAGCAACTACCATTGAATGTAAATTGCTTCAGACATTGCTTGAACCAATGATCAATAAATACACTAAAggaactactactactactccgcattttctcatttttttttccttccttttcttctATTTTGAGCTTCAAGAGACTTGTTTGTGTTCCTGCAATTGACAATGGTAATTTTGGGTGATTATACCATTGTAGTAGAAATAgtaattgttttattaatgtgttaaatatttacattaaatgtgAATGCATATTATCTAATCTAcatgtactaaaaaaaaggtttttacaaATAGCAAGCAAGCAAGTTTCTCCAGTAATTAATATGACTTGAGCACAGACAACTGTGTTTCCTTTTAATCTGGTGTCATTTGGGACCCAGCAGAGACTGAGCTCTGCTTGTGGACAGtggactgtgtgtctgtatgaaaaaaaaacaacagacaatcacacacacaaacacacacacacacacacacacacacacaatacaatgtGTGACTGTCACTGCCAAACACAGAACAAGACGGGAATGAGAGGGTTTCTAGAGGAGGGGTGGTGAAATCTGAAATCACCATGGAACCAGCGATCAGTGATTTTTAATGAGACACATGCATGTGATGTGCAACAGGAACTGGACACCTGGAGATTTTCAAACGCCATACGACGAGTTGCCTGGATCTTTACCTGTCTAGACAGAGAGGACGTATATGGGTAAGTATGCACAAGCAGAAATGAAGTTTgttatgttttgatttattattatgatttattttatttgcattttttattcTTGATGACATATTTGGTATCAGTTGCATTATGTAAGATgcaagttcaaagttcacacaGTACACCATCTCCTCCATATATAGAGCAatctttattatatataatacaatgTTACAtatatagagctgcaactaacgattatttttagAATCGcttaatctgtcgattgttttttcaattaatcgagtattcTGTTGAAacatgtcgatcagtgtttaccaaacctggaaatcatgatgttctcaaatgtcttttcagttttaatgtttttaatttaagaagctgaaagactAGAAAGCTTGTATTAATTGTTAAGAAAAACAATTAATCTAGTCATTGATAAACATTCGATCATCATTTGGTAATGAAACTATCAGATGGGGAAAGAAAATCAGCTAAACataagccaaaaaaaactgtatattttggacaacagttGTATAGATTATAGATTGTTAGCCATAGAGAAACCCTGATTGCACTTTTAAGTATTCAGTAGAGGTTTTCAAACTTCCATGTCATAGGTGGGAAGTAGAACCAGGATGGGGGCTGAGGGGAGGGACATTGTGGAGTTTCATGGCTCGTGGAATGAAACGATGTCCTTGTAATCCTGGCTCAGACAGCTGTGAACATCTGTCCCTGACAGTAACAGTTGAAACAGGTGCTGAGTGTCTCTGTGGTTCTGCTGTGGATGCTGTGGGGAGCAGGAGATGGTGCTCATCTTTTTGGAAACAGCTTCCCAATGATTCCTTTGGCTTTGTGCAGAGGACATAAGTTTATCAAAAAAGCTTCTGTAGTAGgtttttccctctgtgtccTTAAATATGGATCCACTGTTGTTGATGCCCAGGGGAAATTCCTCCATCACTGTCGAGCCAAGGAATTTAAAGCTAGAGACTGACTTCACCTTCTCACCCTGTTGATGTGGACGAGAAGGTTTTTGCTGTCCTGACCTACAGCAGTCCACtcctaaataaatattattatcaaGGCTAAAGCTGTGATTACTAGTCATGTACAGATCATACATGATCACTTTCAGTCCCTGATATTTTTAGCCTTTTTctttattggattttttttggggaGCAGGACTTTGATCCTTTAACTTTGTTAGTTGATTCCCCTGAAATAGACAATCCAAAGTTAAATAGATCATATCTTCGCCTAGAAACTTGACTTATGGAGACATGTTCTTTCCAAGTATTATTCGATTTGCCCATGAAAACCTTACTTACCTGCATGTGACAGGGAGGGGGAGGATTGttgcctcctccccctccctgtcACCTGCTGTGATCCCTGCTGTGGTACAGTGGGTTTTTTCAAGTCCAGATGTGACCAGGTCATACATTTTTGCATATCGTTCCAAATGATCCACTCTAATTCCAGTAGGCCTGTCTGCTATTTCACCGCCTTGTTGTTCATCCGACATGAATGAAGTTCAGGGACTTATTAAACTTCTTCCATTATCTTCTGATAACTTCTATTCTAATTATTTTAAGAGTTCTCCAAATTTAGTCAATGAGAAGTGATTTACTGAGATTCCAGCTAATCCAATTTTGTTGGCTGCCAGGCACATGTCATGAAAGACATATTAATACTCAAAACTTCAAAAATAGCAGAAAATGGTCCTGCATATTGAAGCTTAACTTCCTTGTAGTAGTAAAAAGCTTTAATATATCCTTGGATGTTAGTTATTTTCATGATATTTGATGGATTGCTAGAGCTGACCAACTCCTGACACCagactgtcttttcttcttcttgttacaGACTGTACGATACATCCAAACATGAAGAGATCTGAGAAGCAAATGGAGGAAGCTGTGAGTGAATAATGGCCGACAAGACTGTTCCCATGCTCGCCTCACCGCCAAACCAATCCATTCCAAATCTCACCACCGCCCTATGGGAGCTCAATCCCACCGTGCCTGCCAATGTGAATGTCGTCACAAGCTCCCAGTCACAGATCAAAGACCTTTTCGGGTTGCTCTGCATGGTGACCCTTAACCTCATCGCCTTGTTGGCCAACACCGGTGTGATGGTGGCCATCGCTCGAGCGCCTCATGTGAAGAGGTTTGCGTTTGTGTGTCACCTGTGCGCGGTGGACCTGGTGTGTGCCATCCTCCTCATGCCTCTGGGGATCATATCCAGCTCGCCGCTCTTTGGCACTGTGGTGTTCACTGTTCTCGAGTGTCAGGTTTACATCTTTCTTAACGTCTTCCTCATCTGCATGTCCATTCTCACCATCACAGCCATCAGCGTGGAGCGCTACTTCTATATCGTGCACCCGATGCGCTACGAAGTCAAGATGACCATCAACCTCGCTGTTGGTGTGATGCTCCTCATTTGGTTCAAGTCTCTTCTCGTGGCTCTGGTGACGCTGTTCGGATGGCCGGCTTATGGACACCAGAGCTCCATCGCGGCGGCTCATTGTTCTCTACACGCAAGCCACAGTCGTCTAAGAAGCGTATTTGCTGTGCTCTTCATTATGGTTTGTTTCCTGGTTCCTGTAGCGGTTATCTTCGCTGTTTATTGTGCCGTCTACAAAGTAGCACGCACTGCAGCCCTGCAGCAAGTCCCCGCTGTGCCAACATGGGCAAATACGACCCCTGCTAAGGATCGCTCAGACTCCATCAACAGCCAGACCACCATGATCTCCACCGCCCGCTGTCTGCCCCAAAGACTATCTCCAGAGAGGGCCTTCAGCGGAGGCAAGGCTGCACTTACTTTGGTGTTCATCGTGGGCCAGTTTTTGGTCTGTTGGTTACCCTTCTTTATCTTCCACCTACAAATGTCCATGACTGGCTCCATGCATAGCCCTGGGGACTTGGAGGAGGCTGTCACCTGGCTGGCTTACTCCTCTTTCGCGGTGAATCCGTTCTTCTACGGCATGTTGAA
Coding sequences within:
- the parp3 gene encoding protein mono-ADP-ribosyltransferase PARP3 produces the protein MAPKRRAASAAKAGGKKVKQVKEEPEAPKPKDAFTSAKEALLAAGPQVKGRRKVDEQCSLSDSGEIHEDYDCMLNQTNVGHNNNKFYVIQVIKETNQFYTWNRWGRVGEVGQSKLNCYTKLEQAVKDFEKKFKDKTKNNWSDRTNFVSHSGKYTLIEVDGDQDAEVKVDVVDGKKEAKNVLPCTLDAATKDLIELIFSNDMFKEAMECMNLDIKKMPLGKLSKVQIAKGFEVLEELEAAMNKKSGRARLEELSSKFFTTIPHNFGRNRPPTIDDKEIVEKKKEMLMVLADIELAQTLKSETEKAQEEMIETVPHPRDQDYSSLKCTLSLLDKGTETFKVIEKYLKATLCPSRKPTIVNVWEVDRESEGERFKANDGLENRRLLWHGTNIAVVAAILKSGLRIMPHSGGRVGRGIYFASENSKSAAYVRTSKNTGVMFLNEVALGKEHTITQDDGSLRKAPAGYDSVVARGEVEPDPSKDVIIKLEGKDVSVPQGKPIKQPQYADSYFSNSEYLVYKENQCRMRYLLELKMKY
- the gpr61l gene encoding probable G-protein coupled receptor, with the protein product MADKTVPMLASPPNQSIPNLTTALWELNPTVPANVNVVTSSQSQIKDLFGLLCMVTLNLIALLANTGVMVAIARAPHVKRFAFVCHLCAVDLVCAILLMPLGIISSSPLFGTVVFTVLECQVYIFLNVFLICMSILTITAISVERYFYIVHPMRYEVKMTINLAVGVMLLIWFKSLLVALVTLFGWPAYGHQSSIAAAHCSLHASHSRLRSVFAVLFIMVCFLVPVAVIFAVYCAVYKVARTAALQQVPAVPTWANTTPAKDRSDSINSQTTMISTARCLPQRLSPERAFSGGKAALTLVFIVGQFLVCWLPFFIFHLQMSMTGSMHSPGDLEEAVTWLAYSSFAVNPFFYGMLNRQIREELVKFRRCCLTQPVEFGASSHEGSLQENFLQFIHRTSSTPETHSSCANSSPRNTLGQKINIPGQIPKENP